A DNA window from Panthera tigris isolate Pti1 chromosome X, P.tigris_Pti1_mat1.1, whole genome shotgun sequence contains the following coding sequences:
- the LOC122235349 gene encoding LOW QUALITY PROTEIN: synaptonemal complex protein 3-like (The sequence of the model RefSeq protein was modified relative to this genomic sequence to represent the inferred CDS: inserted 1 base in 1 codon), whose product MAPPRRKRLRRAAKAPVEAPGMAANDFRGQERRDLSGTEAVPEGNNPIPDKPGESSPSAGTFETDVGNEVQKMLERLGVDIKQALLTKRKMFEMGTKASIKTTNETIERVWKLQQEQRQNLHLKYSQQFLTLFREWNVDMQKAQKQQEKLASMFQEQRKVLQQARVVQKQRLQKIKNLYVQFLESMHDLEKDHDXTDEQSEVREEMTKLQNKIMMEVQQQELAIVQKSLQSLLF is encoded by the exons ATGGCGCCACCTCGGAGGAAGCGCCTGAGGAGAGCTGCGAAGGCCCCGGTGGAGGCTCCGGGTATGGCAGCCAATGACTTTCGGGGACAAGAGAGAAGAGACCTGAGTGGGACAGAGGCTGTTCCTGAAG GAAACAATCCAATACCGGATAAGCCCGGGGAGAGCAGTCCTTCTGCAGGAACATTTGAGACAGATGTGGG GAATGAAGTACAGAAGATGCTGGAAAGGCTTGGAG TTGACATTAAACAGGCTCTtctcacaaagagaaaaatgttcgAAATGGGTACAAAAGCTTCTATCAAAACCACTAACGAAACAATTGAGCGTGTTTGGAAACTACAACAAGAACAAAG GCAGAATCTTCATCTCAAATATTCTCAGCAGTTTCTGACTTTGTTTCGGGAGTGGAATGTAGACAtgcagaaagcccagaaacaacaagaaaaactaGCC aGTATGTTTCAAGAGCAACGAAAGGTTCTTCAACAAGCTAGAGTTGTTCAGAAACAGAgactgcaaaaaattaaaaatttatatgtgcAATTCTTAGAG AGTATGCACGACTTAGAGAAGGACCATG GAACTGATGAACAAAGTGAAGTTAGAGAAGAAATGAccaaattgcaaaacaaaattatGATGGAAGTT CAACAGCAAGAGCTGGCAATTGTTCAAAAGTCTCTTCAATCCCTGTTATTCTGA